The Micromonospora sp. Llam0 genome includes a window with the following:
- a CDS encoding GNAT family N-acetyltransferase — MTTASTTLIRVADRNDINPLTPVLVDAFVDTPDASWLIPDPDERRRIYQQLCPAILTHGITAGTVYTSDDHAGAALWLPHTVAHSPDPHHAATVDRVTGPHAPRFARLAALLHNHTPPRPHTYLAYLGVAPDRQRHGTGTALLTHRHATCDTAGTPVHLIATTPDARRLYQRLGYYDTTPTPVHLPDGGPPLWPMWRQPHTHTNTRRER; from the coding sequence GTGACCACCGCCTCCACCACCCTGATCCGTGTCGCCGACCGCAACGACATCAACCCACTCACACCCGTCCTGGTCGACGCGTTCGTCGACACCCCCGACGCCTCCTGGCTCATCCCCGACCCAGACGAACGCCGACGGATCTACCAGCAACTCTGCCCGGCGATCCTCACCCACGGCATCACCGCCGGCACCGTTTACACCAGCGACGACCACGCCGGCGCCGCGCTGTGGCTGCCCCACACCGTCGCCCACAGCCCTGACCCCCACCACGCCGCCACAGTCGACCGCGTCACCGGCCCACACGCTCCACGGTTCGCCCGCCTCGCCGCGCTGCTGCACAACCACACCCCGCCCCGCCCGCACACCTACCTCGCCTACCTCGGCGTCGCCCCCGACCGGCAACGCCACGGCACCGGCACCGCTCTCCTCACCCACCGGCACGCCACCTGCGACACCGCCGGCACCCCCGTCCACCTCATCGCCACCACCCCCGACGCCCGCCGCCTCTACCAACGACTCGGCTACTACGACACCACCCCCACACCGGTACACCTCCCCGACGGCGGACCACCCCTGTGGCCCATGTGGCGCCAACCCCACACCCACACCAACACCCGCAGGGAGCGGTGA
- a CDS encoding APC family permease, with amino-acid sequence MSVSYGVPRPRPRRGGVAAVLARSRLGVPQVVFFVLAAAAPMTVVASAVPTAYAVTGLSGVPVAYAATAVVMVVFAVGYVAMSRHVVNAGSMYSYVAHALGPASGVAAAFVAVVAYNLMQIGLYGAFGVVAAAAASAVAGVGVPWWAWALGGWLLVAVLGLARVDLNGRVLGVLLVAEVAVVVLFDAVMVVADPAGGVVSLHGLEPSHLAVPGMAAILVGGIAGYVGVEATTVLAEETRDPRRTVAYATYIAIAVTALLYAGSAWAMQVAAGSDRVVDEAVRHGPELMFVLVDGHLPRLLVDVGRLLLVTSLFAALLAFHNMVARYLFALGREQVLPVALGRTNGRTGAPKLGSLTQTAIAGLVIAGYALAGLDPITHLFFWLTVTGGLGVLILMTATSLAVLVYFRSDRRGESRWSIAFAPGIALNLLVFILGGTLIGFGDLLNVPAGSAARWTLPGLYAAAIACGVGWAAVLRVKRPTVWASVGAGADAVIHPTALLRQETRR; translated from the coding sequence GTGTCTGTTTCGTATGGTGTGCCGCGTCCGCGTCCGCGTCGGGGTGGGGTCGCCGCCGTCCTGGCCAGGTCGCGGCTCGGGGTGCCGCAGGTGGTGTTCTTCGTGTTGGCGGCCGCGGCGCCGATGACGGTGGTCGCGTCGGCGGTGCCGACGGCGTACGCGGTGACCGGCCTGTCCGGGGTGCCGGTCGCCTACGCGGCGACCGCCGTGGTGATGGTGGTGTTCGCGGTCGGCTACGTCGCGATGTCGCGGCATGTCGTGAATGCCGGGTCGATGTACTCCTACGTCGCCCACGCTCTCGGGCCCGCCAGCGGTGTGGCGGCGGCGTTCGTGGCGGTCGTGGCCTACAACCTGATGCAGATCGGCTTGTACGGGGCGTTCGGTGTCGTCGCGGCCGCCGCCGCGTCGGCGGTGGCCGGCGTCGGCGTGCCGTGGTGGGCGTGGGCCCTCGGAGGCTGGCTGCTGGTCGCTGTTCTGGGGTTGGCGCGGGTCGACCTCAACGGCCGGGTCCTGGGTGTGCTGCTGGTGGCGGAGGTCGCCGTGGTGGTGCTCTTCGACGCGGTGATGGTGGTCGCTGACCCTGCTGGTGGGGTGGTGTCGCTGCACGGGTTGGAGCCGTCGCATCTGGCGGTGCCGGGGATGGCGGCGATCCTTGTCGGCGGGATCGCCGGCTACGTCGGCGTCGAAGCCACCACCGTGTTGGCGGAGGAGACCCGCGACCCGCGGCGGACGGTCGCCTACGCCACCTACATCGCGATCGCGGTTACCGCGCTGTTGTATGCGGGGTCGGCGTGGGCGATGCAGGTCGCGGCCGGCTCCGACCGGGTCGTCGACGAGGCTGTCCGGCACGGGCCGGAGTTGATGTTCGTCCTGGTCGACGGCCACCTCCCACGCCTACTCGTCGACGTCGGCCGGTTGTTGTTGGTGACGAGCCTGTTCGCCGCCCTGCTGGCCTTCCACAACATGGTCGCCCGCTACCTGTTCGCGCTCGGCCGCGAACAGGTCCTCCCCGTCGCGTTGGGCCGTACGAACGGGCGGACCGGGGCGCCGAAACTCGGCTCTCTGACCCAAACCGCCATCGCAGGTCTGGTCATCGCCGGATACGCGCTGGCTGGGCTTGATCCGATCACGCATCTGTTCTTCTGGTTGACCGTCACGGGCGGCCTCGGGGTGCTGATCCTGATGACCGCGACCAGCCTCGCCGTGCTCGTCTACTTCCGCTCCGACCGGCGGGGTGAGAGCCGTTGGTCGATCGCGTTCGCCCCCGGCATCGCGCTCAACCTGCTGGTGTTCATTCTCGGCGGCACCCTCATCGGCTTCGGCGACCTCCTCAACGTCCCTGCCGGATCGGCTGCCCGGTGGACGCTGCCCGGCCTGTACGCCGCCGCCATCGCCTGCGGTGTCGGCTGGGCCGCTGTGCTGCGCGTGAAACGGCCGACTGTCTGGGCGTCCGTCGGCGCGGGAGCCGACGCCGTCATCCACCCCACCGCCCTACTTCGTCAGGAGACCCGCCGGTGA
- a CDS encoding restriction endonuclease has protein sequence MEGRPEGAPRPQQVEDWAAAEANAVAWMKWLGHPDAHPTKPGADGGIDAIAMGAFAQVKWYGKPVGPRPLRELAGARANRPGTLYFFVNNRYTQAALAYAEQVGMAAFVYSPADGMITPVSSAARLIFQSARDGSRTGERRSHPAASPTEPPRQRQKSRTSEASATGTNQKSPPGAQPRGYSSAARQQRRGSDNPSPPVVEHVSSEYHPFQEGEMFQNLRQKRDARAGAVPAPQDASVAAEQRSPTFQSTAISRQPQPSASGCLGIGGLGALALAACGYGATDGGAWLAWLAVSGGVALTVGILSALVGAKRP, from the coding sequence ATGGAGGGCCGACCGGAGGGTGCGCCCCGGCCGCAACAGGTCGAAGATTGGGCCGCCGCCGAGGCGAACGCCGTGGCGTGGATGAAGTGGCTCGGCCATCCTGATGCCCATCCGACGAAGCCGGGTGCTGACGGAGGCATCGACGCCATCGCGATGGGCGCCTTCGCGCAGGTCAAATGGTACGGAAAGCCAGTCGGTCCACGGCCGCTCCGCGAACTCGCGGGCGCGCGAGCGAACCGTCCGGGCACGCTCTACTTCTTTGTGAACAACCGCTACACGCAGGCCGCGTTGGCTTACGCCGAGCAGGTCGGGATGGCTGCCTTCGTCTACTCTCCGGCTGATGGAATGATCACGCCTGTCAGTAGCGCTGCTCGGCTGATCTTCCAATCTGCCAGGGATGGCAGCCGCACGGGCGAGCGGCGCTCCCATCCCGCAGCGAGTCCGACAGAGCCGCCACGGCAGCGGCAAAAGAGCCGGACCAGCGAGGCGTCGGCGACAGGAACCAACCAGAAAAGCCCACCCGGCGCCCAGCCCAGAGGGTATTCGTCTGCGGCTCGGCAGCAGCGAAGGGGATCGGACAATCCGTCACCGCCCGTCGTCGAGCATGTCTCCTCTGAGTATCACCCCTTTCAAGAAGGCGAGATGTTCCAGAATCTGCGTCAGAAGCGGGACGCGCGGGCGGGGGCGGTTCCCGCACCGCAGGATGCATCAGTTGCCGCAGAGCAGCGCAGCCCGACGTTTCAGTCAACCGCCATTTCCCGGCAGCCTCAGCCGTCTGCCTCTGGCTGTCTGGGGATCGGTGGCCTGGGAGCGCTTGCCCTAGCCGCTTGTGGCTACGGGGCTACCGATGGCGGTGCTTGGCTGGCCTGGCTTGCCGTGTCGGGGGGCGTTGCCCTGACAGTCGGCATTCTCTCTGCTCTCGTCGGAGCGAAGAGGCCATAA
- a CDS encoding response regulator transcription factor, producing the protein MVTLSSQQGWELLGALHDAGSARVMALLEEQAGEGTLGMAGVRAIRAGATSVLSRSCGGEEVLRTVEATAGGQAVLPVEVLTALASASLPSGGSLDLKADDRLSWLRQLAAGSTVAELAGQVGYSERAMFRMLRSLYRDMGVRTRTQAVLRAQELGWFLSPPVG; encoded by the coding sequence ATGGTCACGCTGTCGTCCCAGCAGGGCTGGGAGCTGCTCGGCGCGCTGCACGATGCCGGGTCCGCCCGCGTCATGGCGCTGCTGGAGGAGCAGGCAGGTGAGGGAACGCTAGGCATGGCCGGTGTCCGGGCGATACGGGCCGGGGCGACGTCTGTGCTGTCCCGCAGCTGCGGAGGAGAGGAGGTCTTGCGGACGGTGGAGGCCACCGCCGGCGGTCAAGCCGTGCTGCCCGTCGAGGTGCTCACCGCGCTGGCCAGTGCGAGCCTCCCGAGTGGTGGTTCGCTGGACCTGAAAGCGGATGATCGGCTGTCGTGGTTGCGCCAGCTCGCGGCTGGTTCGACGGTGGCTGAGCTGGCTGGCCAGGTCGGCTACTCGGAGCGTGCGATGTTCCGGATGCTGCGGTCGCTGTACCGGGACATGGGCGTGCGGACGAGGACGCAGGCCGTGCTGCGGGCGCAGGAGCTTGGATGGTTTCTCTCGCCGCCGGTTGGTTAG
- a CDS encoding GPP34 family phosphoprotein, translated as MTVYRSGAPRRSALSLPVDRRLLADEFFLMAHHDVSGQSRLAPRIAGFGVAAAVLADLVVAGVLTVTPAGHLACPPPAVRVRGFERQVAAWVAAEPDQPVPVWLEVLAEASVPAIGQRLADAGVVRPVRIRRLMTSRTVWAPADINVAAWPWARLSTRIRCGELLDPFDSALARLCIGTGVEGRFLDGEPQARQRLDELLSPVPVQVDALLVELSAAVGRAVLGGRT; from the coding sequence ATGACCGTCTACCGCTCCGGGGCACCTCGGCGGTCGGCGTTGTCGTTGCCGGTTGATCGTCGTCTGTTGGCGGATGAGTTCTTCCTGATGGCGCACCATGACGTGTCGGGTCAGTCGCGGTTGGCGCCGCGGATCGCCGGATTCGGGGTGGCGGCCGCCGTACTGGCGGACCTGGTCGTGGCCGGTGTGCTGACGGTGACACCAGCAGGTCATCTTGCGTGCCCGCCACCGGCGGTGCGGGTGCGCGGGTTCGAACGGCAGGTCGCCGCGTGGGTGGCGGCCGAGCCGGATCAACCGGTCCCGGTCTGGCTCGAGGTTCTCGCCGAGGCGTCGGTTCCCGCCATCGGCCAGCGGTTGGCCGACGCCGGCGTGGTGCGTCCGGTGCGGATCCGGCGGCTGATGACGTCCCGGACGGTGTGGGCGCCGGCGGACATAAACGTGGCGGCGTGGCCGTGGGCCAGGTTGTCGACCCGGATCCGCTGCGGTGAACTGCTGGATCCGTTCGACAGCGCCTTGGCGCGGCTGTGCATCGGCACTGGTGTCGAGGGCCGGTTCCTCGACGGTGAGCCGCAGGCGCGGCAGCGTCTCGACGAGTTGCTGAGTCCGGTGCCAGTACAGGTCGACGCCCTGTTGGTCGAGTTGTCGGCGGCGGTGGGTCGGGCCGTGTTGGGTGGCCGGACCTGA
- a CDS encoding SAM-dependent methyltransferase has translation MTVLLHTPPVPTESPTYRGTPTVLDTNRPALARLVNYWAGGKDHFATDRHLGDQITQAHPDLPSSYQAARQAAARAVTALAASGVRQFVDLCPGLPDPDGTDTHLIAQHTAPTSTVVYVDPDPLVLAHCRALHISHTAGTVTIIDADPTQPANLATAVTNHLDLTAPVAVLATSLVHHLDDHLLHNLVTQLARRLPDGSRIVVTTHTIRRGDDRLRQVQHRFTRAGIPYHPRTPAQIADLLHRCGLTPSPHAGTPPTAPTRPALDDGRSPCVDVQTGQINSHTPTRHPRHR, from the coding sequence ATGACGGTTCTCCTGCACACCCCACCCGTCCCCACCGAGTCCCCCACCTACCGAGGCACCCCGACCGTCCTGGACACCAACCGGCCTGCCCTCGCCCGGCTGGTGAACTACTGGGCCGGCGGCAAGGACCACTTCGCCACCGACCGCCACCTCGGCGACCAGATCACCCAAGCCCACCCCGACCTGCCCTCCAGCTACCAGGCGGCACGCCAGGCGGCCGCCCGTGCCGTCACCGCCCTCGCCGCCAGCGGAGTACGTCAGTTCGTCGACCTCTGTCCAGGGTTGCCCGACCCGGACGGCACCGACACCCACCTCATCGCCCAACACACCGCCCCGACCAGCACCGTCGTGTACGTCGACCCGGATCCCCTCGTCCTGGCCCACTGCCGCGCCCTGCACATCAGCCACACCGCCGGAACCGTCACCATCATCGACGCCGACCCCACCCAGCCAGCGAACCTCGCTACCGCCGTCACCAACCATCTGGACCTCACCGCGCCGGTCGCCGTCCTGGCCACCAGCCTCGTCCACCACCTCGACGACCACCTCCTCCACAACCTGGTCACCCAGCTGGCACGACGCCTACCCGACGGCAGCCGGATCGTGGTCACCACCCACACCATCCGCCGAGGCGACGACCGCCTCCGCCAGGTCCAGCATCGATTCACCCGCGCTGGGATTCCGTACCACCCGCGTACCCCCGCCCAGATCGCTGACCTTCTCCACCGTTGCGGCCTGACCCCGTCGCCTCATGCCGGTACGCCGCCGACCGCGCCCACCCGGCCAGCCCTCGACGACGGCCGCAGCCCGTGCGTCGACGTCCAGACCGGTCAGATCAACAGCCACACCCCGACCCGCCACCCAAGGCACCGCTGA
- a CDS encoding IS4 family transposase, with protein sequence MRVAAGVFAPGHLGDLTQFLPFEMVDEVLAATRRTQQRVRLLPARVVVYLVLAGCLFAELGYGQVWRKLTAGLTGLDLTEPSSGTLREARQRLGSTPLRALFDLLRGPAVTTATHAVRWRGLLVTATDGTTMSVADAEAVRVRYHKQRGNHGGAGYPALRLSVLLTCGTRSIIDAVFAPLGTSELDQARSLARSLAAGMLLLADRNYAAADLIQTLAATRADLLIRCKNGRRLPVIRRYHDGSWLSTIGTVRVRVVDAEISVQTIDGVRTGSYRLITTLLDPRTHPASELVKLYHRRWEVETAYLEIKSSILGGRVLRARTPDGIDQEVYALLVVYQILRTAMTDATDSRPGTGPDRASFTTALNAARDQVTHAAGVLADTVIDLVGAIGRAVLAHLLPERRIRVKTRMIKRSNSKYQARGPNVDRRSYKATIAIDIITNTC encoded by the coding sequence GTGCGGGTAGCCGCAGGTGTGTTCGCGCCGGGTCATCTGGGTGATTTGACCCAGTTCCTGCCCTTCGAGATGGTCGATGAGGTCCTCGCCGCGACCCGTCGTACCCAGCAGCGGGTCCGGCTACTCCCGGCCCGGGTCGTGGTCTACCTCGTCCTGGCAGGCTGCTTGTTCGCCGAACTCGGCTACGGGCAGGTGTGGCGGAAACTGACTGCCGGTCTGACCGGGCTGGATCTGACCGAGCCGTCCTCAGGCACGTTACGGGAGGCGCGTCAGCGGCTCGGGTCGACGCCGTTGCGGGCCTTGTTCGATCTGCTGCGCGGCCCGGCGGTCACCACGGCGACGCACGCCGTGCGGTGGCGGGGCCTGCTGGTGACCGCGACCGACGGGACCACGATGTCGGTCGCCGACGCCGAGGCGGTCCGGGTCCGTTACCACAAACAACGGGGGAACCACGGCGGCGCGGGCTACCCGGCACTACGGCTGAGTGTCCTGCTGACCTGCGGCACCCGCTCGATCATCGACGCCGTGTTCGCTCCACTCGGCACCAGCGAACTCGACCAGGCCCGCTCCCTGGCCCGGAGCCTGGCCGCCGGGATGCTGCTGTTGGCCGACCGTAACTACGCCGCCGCCGACCTCATCCAGACACTCGCCGCCACCAGGGCCGACCTGCTGATCCGCTGCAAGAACGGCCGCCGCCTGCCGGTGATCCGCCGGTACCACGACGGATCCTGGCTGTCGACCATCGGCACGGTACGGGTGCGGGTCGTCGACGCTGAGATCAGCGTCCAGACCATCGACGGCGTCCGCACGGGCAGCTACCGGCTGATCACTACCCTGCTCGACCCACGCACCCACCCGGCCAGCGAACTGGTAAAGCTGTACCACCGCCGGTGGGAGGTCGAAACCGCCTACCTGGAGATCAAATCCAGCATCCTCGGCGGCCGGGTCCTGCGCGCGCGTACTCCCGACGGCATCGATCAGGAGGTCTACGCCCTGCTGGTCGTCTATCAGATCCTGCGTACCGCCATGACCGACGCCACCGACAGCCGGCCCGGCACCGGCCCTGACCGGGCCAGCTTCACCACCGCCCTGAACGCCGCCCGCGACCAGGTCACCCACGCCGCCGGCGTCCTCGCCGACACCGTCATCGACCTGGTCGGTGCCATCGGTCGTGCGGTTCTGGCCCACCTGCTACCTGAGCGTCGGATCCGGGTGAAGACCCGCATGATCAAACGCTCGAACTCCAAGTACCAAGCCCGCGGACCCAACGTAGACCGACGCAGCTACAAAGCCACCATAGCCATCGATATCATTACAAACACTTGCTAA
- the ltrA gene encoding group II intron reverse transcriptase/maturase, with protein sequence MDELKAPGKPFVVSKRAVWEAYEKVKANKGAPGVDAVSLAEFEKDLKNNLYKIWNRMSSGTYFPPPVRAVEIPKTGGGVRTLGVPTVGDRIAQTVAAREVEARVEPIFHPDSYGYRPGRSATDAVAACRRRCWQNDWVIDLDIRKFFDTVSWELLLKAVAAHTDKPWVWLYVERWLKAPLQLPDGVLQERDRGTPQGSAISPVLANLFLHYAFDAWMTKVFPVVRFERYVDDVVVHCVSERQARYVLAEITKRMTEVGLALHPEKTRIVYCQDDNRRGSYEHTDFVFLGYGFRRRSARTKEGVMFLSFLPAISNQALKKIGSQVRSWRLHHRTSLTEAELAQWINPIVRGWMNYYGAFYRSSLYPLLERINAYLLRWVRRKYKRLRGKRKARSAWNRAVQKRPRAFAHWAWVTHAPTVW encoded by the coding sequence GTGGATGAGTTGAAAGCACCAGGCAAGCCGTTCGTTGTTTCGAAGCGGGCTGTCTGGGAGGCGTACGAGAAGGTGAAAGCGAACAAGGGGGCGCCGGGGGTGGATGCGGTGTCTTTGGCGGAGTTCGAGAAGGATCTGAAAAACAATCTCTACAAGATCTGGAATCGGATGTCGTCAGGGACGTATTTTCCTCCTCCGGTGCGGGCGGTCGAGATCCCGAAGACTGGGGGAGGCGTGCGAACGCTCGGTGTTCCCACGGTCGGGGACAGGATCGCGCAGACGGTGGCGGCGCGGGAGGTGGAAGCGCGGGTCGAACCGATCTTCCATCCGGACTCGTACGGCTACCGGCCTGGGCGGTCGGCGACCGACGCGGTAGCTGCCTGCCGGAGGCGGTGCTGGCAGAACGACTGGGTGATCGATTTGGACATCCGGAAGTTCTTCGACACGGTCTCGTGGGAGCTGCTGCTGAAAGCGGTCGCTGCGCATACCGACAAGCCCTGGGTTTGGTTGTACGTGGAGCGCTGGCTGAAGGCTCCGCTGCAACTACCCGACGGCGTTCTTCAAGAAAGAGATCGAGGCACTCCGCAAGGGTCCGCGATTTCACCGGTCCTGGCTAATCTGTTCCTCCATTACGCGTTCGACGCGTGGATGACAAAGGTATTCCCCGTCGTCCGGTTCGAGCGGTACGTGGATGACGTGGTCGTGCATTGCGTCAGTGAACGGCAGGCGCGTTACGTGCTGGCCGAGATCACGAAACGGATGACCGAGGTCGGGCTTGCTCTGCATCCGGAAAAGACCCGGATCGTCTACTGCCAGGACGACAATCGGCGTGGATCGTACGAACACACCGACTTTGTGTTTCTCGGCTACGGGTTTCGGAGGCGATCCGCGAGAACAAAGGAAGGAGTGATGTTTCTGTCGTTCCTCCCGGCGATCAGTAACCAGGCTCTGAAGAAGATCGGTTCCCAGGTGCGGTCATGGCGACTGCACCATCGCACCAGCCTTACCGAAGCGGAACTCGCACAATGGATAAACCCCATTGTGCGGGGGTGGATGAACTACTACGGGGCGTTCTATCGATCATCCCTGTATCCCCTCCTGGAACGCATCAACGCCTACCTGTTGCGGTGGGTCCGTCGGAAGTACAAACGGTTGCGGGGCAAGAGGAAAGCCCGTTCGGCATGGAACAGAGCCGTCCAGAAACGCCCGAGGGCCTTCGCCCACTGGGCGTGGGTCACCCACGCGCCTACGGTCTGGTGA
- a CDS encoding tetratricopeptide repeat protein, with translation MFGLAALTLTVALGTRFGWWRAFGDPQKGAWPWIEAASWIVASASGLAGIGVGVASLVVALRSTRNQADRPTAAPQPRADRTAAVPQPRRDPLLLDRDSEYERLRERLTEGPWGVVAVTGPPGIGKTRLVDAVLDDVMHADRTVQVYKHEAEPYGRLDALTLIADIEGRHGRPAVLRPGEPLLGRLEAALEGTEQSHIIIVVDSAQHLVVPGERRFVDLQLDEALDAFATNHRHRVAVVLLSRDPLEAGAGGVWSTADPPIALGRLPKQDFTSLLRAALGKRGQLGPTDLSSADLTMLYRKLHGNPRCAQLMQAIVMHSEPAVGMASLRASVAQMESSDVPRRLADLLFQHLPDPRRRVIEALAAFATPVDAAAVAAALANTPNRRDVEAILEVLAKSEFVTATHGGRYHLEMTDVDALLPRDAGERRALLRRAADVLGRQRVTEPSSIDDLNIHFAQLRVLLRSHRYPVAHEVIELTADILNRWDCGTLLLDQRVKVCGKLGDPTLEMANDNVLGDLYGRRGDFGRANQAYGRALDRANEIGTPEIRTRIRANLGAMYWQNNDADNAYNYYEQARSEAEAQGALVVLMGTLEGLANCHRRSGQYDQAFRRAEEALAIAARPDFVDAPGAADDGYARTVRIVLRLARWHTEMKNTDRAEKYIEDAQLMAASRLDDWQMPACQDAHADLLLAKGSLSKAIEMATDAVEQAVRVHDPVTILQARTTLAMAYLTKDEIPAARKHIEKAGRYRRAGKALIVLALQALTTRQSHHPAARQLFDDLAEQARKRIDRNAKDFGAHHMLGFAICGQRLDTTESLRPARDEFTVANDLTKAAAPYLRERMRMLVNRLDSCAQRPGRLRPVLDALADTGSRPAG, from the coding sequence GTGTTCGGCCTAGCCGCTCTGACGCTGACCGTCGCCCTCGGGACGCGGTTCGGCTGGTGGCGGGCGTTCGGTGATCCGCAGAAGGGCGCCTGGCCATGGATCGAGGCCGCCAGCTGGATCGTGGCATCTGCTTCCGGCCTCGCCGGCATCGGCGTCGGCGTCGCGTCCCTTGTGGTAGCGCTGCGTTCGACGCGGAACCAGGCCGACCGGCCAACGGCGGCACCGCAGCCACGGGCCGACAGGACCGCTGCGGTACCGCAGCCAAGGCGAGACCCTCTACTTCTGGACCGCGACAGCGAGTATGAGCGCCTCCGCGAACGGCTGACAGAAGGCCCATGGGGCGTCGTCGCCGTCACCGGTCCTCCCGGCATCGGTAAGACCAGACTGGTCGACGCTGTGCTCGACGACGTCATGCACGCCGACAGGACCGTGCAGGTGTACAAGCATGAGGCGGAGCCGTACGGCCGACTGGACGCGCTCACGCTCATCGCGGATATTGAGGGCCGGCACGGCAGGCCCGCCGTGCTCCGGCCCGGCGAGCCGCTGCTCGGCCGCCTGGAAGCGGCGCTGGAGGGGACGGAGCAGAGTCACATCATCATCGTCGTCGACTCCGCCCAGCACTTGGTCGTCCCGGGCGAGCGCAGGTTCGTCGACCTTCAGCTCGACGAGGCACTGGACGCGTTCGCCACCAACCATCGGCACCGCGTGGCGGTGGTGCTCCTCAGCCGGGACCCGCTGGAGGCCGGGGCCGGAGGCGTCTGGTCCACGGCCGATCCACCGATTGCTCTGGGCCGCCTACCGAAGCAGGACTTCACCAGCCTCCTGCGCGCCGCCCTGGGCAAGCGGGGCCAACTCGGGCCGACAGATTTGTCCTCGGCGGACCTGACCATGCTGTACCGGAAGCTGCATGGAAATCCGCGCTGCGCCCAGCTGATGCAGGCGATTGTCATGCACTCCGAGCCCGCCGTCGGCATGGCGTCCCTCCGCGCGAGCGTCGCGCAGATGGAGTCGTCGGACGTGCCGCGGCGCCTCGCCGACCTCCTGTTCCAGCATCTCCCCGACCCCCGCCGCCGCGTCATCGAGGCGCTCGCCGCCTTCGCGACACCAGTCGACGCCGCCGCTGTGGCGGCCGCGCTGGCCAACACGCCCAACCGGCGTGATGTCGAGGCCATCCTGGAGGTGCTGGCCAAGAGCGAGTTCGTCACCGCGACGCACGGCGGGCGCTACCACCTGGAGATGACTGACGTTGACGCGTTGCTGCCCCGAGACGCCGGTGAACGGCGAGCCCTGCTGCGCCGCGCCGCGGACGTGCTGGGCCGACAGCGCGTGACCGAGCCTTCCAGTATCGACGACCTTAATATCCACTTTGCTCAACTACGCGTACTGCTCAGGAGCCACCGGTATCCGGTAGCGCACGAAGTGATCGAGCTGACCGCCGACATCCTGAACCGGTGGGACTGCGGCACCCTCCTCCTCGACCAACGCGTGAAGGTCTGCGGCAAGCTCGGCGATCCCACGTTGGAGATGGCCAACGACAACGTGCTGGGCGACCTCTACGGCCGACGCGGCGACTTCGGCCGGGCCAACCAGGCCTACGGCCGTGCGCTGGACCGAGCCAACGAGATCGGCACGCCCGAGATCCGCACCAGGATCCGCGCCAACCTCGGAGCGATGTACTGGCAGAACAACGACGCGGATAACGCCTACAACTACTACGAACAGGCGCGGTCGGAAGCGGAAGCGCAGGGCGCGTTGGTGGTGTTGATGGGCACGCTCGAAGGCCTGGCCAACTGCCACCGACGCTCGGGACAGTACGATCAGGCCTTCCGCCGAGCGGAGGAGGCACTCGCCATCGCGGCGCGCCCCGACTTCGTGGACGCACCCGGCGCCGCAGACGACGGCTACGCGCGAACGGTTCGCATCGTGTTGCGGCTCGCCCGCTGGCATACCGAGATGAAGAACACCGACCGGGCCGAGAAGTACATCGAGGACGCCCAGCTAATGGCGGCATCCCGCCTGGACGATTGGCAGATGCCCGCCTGCCAGGATGCCCACGCCGACCTCCTGCTCGCCAAGGGCAGCCTCAGCAAGGCGATCGAGATGGCGACGGACGCGGTCGAGCAGGCGGTGCGGGTGCACGATCCGGTAACCATCCTGCAGGCCCGCACCACCCTCGCCATGGCGTATCTGACAAAGGACGAGATCCCGGCCGCCAGGAAGCACATCGAGAAAGCGGGCCGGTACCGGCGGGCGGGGAAGGCCCTCATCGTGCTCGCACTTCAGGCACTCACGACCCGACAGTCGCATCATCCTGCCGCCCGGCAGCTCTTCGACGACCTCGCCGAGCAGGCACGCAAGCGAATCGACCGGAACGCAAAAGACTTCGGAGCGCACCACATGCTCGGATTCGCCATCTGTGGCCAACGCCTGGACACGACCGAGTCCCTCCGCCCCGCCCGCGACGAGTTCACGGTAGCCAACGACCTGACCAAAGCGGCCGCACCGTACCTCCGTGAACGGATGCGGATGCTCGTGAACCGCCTCGACAGTTGCGCTCAGCGGCCCGGCCGGCTGCGGCCTGTACTCGACGCCCTAGCCGACACCGGGTCACGGCCGGCAGGCTAA